The following are encoded in a window of Flavobacterium psychrotrophum genomic DNA:
- a CDS encoding alpha-amylase family glycosyl hydrolase, whose protein sequence is MKLFFNILLFMVTVPSLVACNSDDNHSTPSPYEQWGETFAAMPAKEDAVIYQVNVRSFGANGKLSEVTARLDYIKDLGANVVYLMPIYPIGTVNAAGAAGSPYAVKDYKAINPSMGNLEDLRTLVNEAHSRGMAVMLDWVANHTAFDNAWTSEHKDWYQQDENGNIISPPGTNWADVAQLDFTNKDMRAGLIDAMHYWVYNANIDGFRCDAADFVPQSFWSEAITSLRGIKNHKLLMLAEGSRINHFYAGFDYTFGFGFFSAMEAMFHDNKPATAIQDASAAEYGTNYNPANRIVRYTTNHDVNLSDGSPIELFKGNKGSIAAFVIASYMKSVPMVYNAQEVGYAPRIDFLNNRPIDWSSPNNDMLAEYKKIIAFRKTSAAVKTGEYTGYSSNAVSAFTMAKGNEKVLVLVNITNANTNYLLPAPLAAISWTDGLTGTSAGTLSNIQLAPFQYMILKN, encoded by the coding sequence ATGAAGTTATTTTTCAACATATTACTTTTTATGGTTACTGTTCCGTCATTAGTGGCGTGCAACAGCGACGATAACCACAGTACACCTTCGCCATACGAGCAGTGGGGCGAAACATTTGCCGCAATGCCGGCTAAAGAAGATGCTGTTATTTACCAGGTTAACGTGCGCTCTTTTGGTGCTAACGGAAAATTATCTGAGGTTACAGCAAGGCTGGACTATATTAAAGACTTAGGCGCAAATGTGGTCTATCTTATGCCCATTTACCCTATTGGTACAGTAAATGCAGCAGGTGCGGCAGGTTCTCCTTATGCTGTAAAAGATTATAAAGCCATTAACCCGTCTATGGGTAATTTAGAAGACCTGCGCACACTTGTAAACGAGGCGCACAGCCGCGGCATGGCCGTAATGCTGGACTGGGTGGCTAACCATACCGCCTTTGACAATGCCTGGACATCAGAACATAAAGACTGGTACCAGCAGGATGAAAACGGAAACATTATTAGCCCGCCGGGAACCAACTGGGCAGACGTGGCACAGCTTGACTTTACCAATAAAGATATGCGTGCCGGCCTTATTGATGCCATGCACTACTGGGTTTACAATGCTAATATTGACGGTTTCCGTTGTGATGCGGCTGATTTTGTTCCGCAAAGCTTTTGGAGTGAAGCCATTACATCGTTACGCGGTATTAAAAACCATAAACTGCTAATGCTTGCCGAGGGTTCAAGGATAAACCATTTCTACGCAGGTTTTGACTATACGTTTGGTTTTGGGTTCTTTAGCGCTATGGAAGCAATGTTTCATGATAACAAGCCTGCTACTGCAATACAGGATGCCAGCGCTGCAGAGTATGGCACAAACTACAATCCGGCAAACCGCATTGTACGCTACACTACAAACCATGACGTAAACCTGAGCGACGGTTCGCCAATAGAATTATTTAAAGGAAACAAAGGTTCGATCGCTGCTTTTGTCATCGCTTCGTATATGAAATCGGTTCCGATGGTCTATAACGCTCAGGAAGTGGGCTATGCACCACGCATCGATTTTCTTAATAACCGCCCTATAGACTGGAGTAGCCCGAATAACGATATGCTTGCAGAGTACAAAAAAATCATTGCATTCCGCAAAACCAGCGCTGCCGTTAAAACCGGCGAGTATACAGGGTACAGCAGCAATGCTGTAAGTGCATTTACTATGGCAAAGGGCAATGAAAAGGTACTGGTACTGGTAAACATTACTAATGCAAATACTAATTATTTACTGCCTGCACCGCTTGCTGCCATAAGCTGGACAGATGGCCTTACAGGTACTTCGGCAGGAACGCTGTCTAACATACAGCTTGCACCGTTCCAGTACATGATACTGAAAAACTAA
- a CDS encoding SusE domain-containing protein, whose amino-acid sequence MKKYISKLLLVCTLGMLAVSCQDDEPLTTLAAVSFSEGLTATPNTVVLTPANKYETVTTISWPEVSFPIDAPVTYALQIDIPADTIGTAAWANAKNFAVGEDVLSKSFTGADLNALALDLGLPQDVAGGLVVRVAATMDRTVYSHGITLTVTPFVEVITLTEIYVPGGYQGWNPATAATLSAIENGVFQGFLTFPAGQLEFKFTTEPNWENPYGNDANGNFALGTTTTNLAAPAAGTYQITVNLNNLTYTLTPYAFGIIGTATPGQWDNDTDMAWDYQNHYWTWTGDLISGALKFRLNDAWAVNYGTDANGTVMYFDNQGAHNVTAAGTYKVTFVVNANPATATYSVTLQ is encoded by the coding sequence ATGAAAAAATATATAAGCAAACTGTTACTTGTATGCACACTGGGCATGCTCGCAGTTTCCTGCCAGGACGATGAGCCGCTTACAACGCTGGCTGCCGTATCGTTTAGTGAAGGGCTTACTGCCACGCCTAATACTGTGGTGCTTACGCCTGCAAATAAATATGAAACCGTAACTACCATATCATGGCCGGAAGTAAGCTTCCCTATTGATGCTCCGGTTACTTACGCCCTGCAAATAGATATCCCTGCCGATACCATAGGTACTGCGGCCTGGGCCAATGCTAAAAATTTTGCCGTAGGCGAAGATGTACTAAGCAAATCATTTACCGGTGCCGATCTTAATGCCTTAGCATTAGACCTAGGCTTACCGCAGGATGTAGCCGGTGGGCTGGTAGTGCGCGTTGCTGCTACTATGGACCGTACCGTATATTCTCACGGTATAACCCTTACTGTTACTCCATTTGTAGAGGTAATAACACTTACCGAAATTTATGTGCCGGGCGGGTATCAGGGCTGGAATCCGGCGACTGCCGCTACCCTTTCAGCAATAGAAAATGGCGTTTTTCAGGGATTTCTTACCTTTCCTGCAGGACAGCTTGAATTTAAATTCACGACAGAGCCTAACTGGGAAAACCCCTATGGCAACGATGCCAATGGAAACTTTGCACTAGGTACTACTACCACAAACCTTGCGGCTCCGGCAGCAGGTACTTACCAAATTACCGTAAACCTTAATAACCTTACATATACCCTTACGCCATATGCATTTGGTATTATAGGTACGGCAACACCGGGCCAATGGGATAATGATACCGATATGGCATGGGATTACCAAAACCATTACTGGACATGGACGGGAGATTTAATTTCGGGGGCGCTTAAATTCAGGCTTAATGATGCCTGGGCAGTAAACTACGGCACCGATGCAAACGGAACGGTAATGTACTTTGATAACCAGGGCGCGCATAATGTTACAGCGGCAGGTACATACAAGGTTACCTTTGTCGTAAATGCCAATCCTGCTACAGCAACATACTCGGTTACACTACAATAA
- a CDS encoding RagB/SusD family nutrient uptake outer membrane protein: MKFKNISILAVTFLLLLTGCTNIDETVYDKYTADDFYGSAQGSDVALASIYNQVAGNWGGVGYAGADNGWYDLNTMCADEQVIPHRNTGDWQLDFARLYKHQWLPTDAMIGNTWNWLYKSIFSANLAVQLLEDGHAEPAKIAEARVLRAFFYYLLMDDWGSVPFYTTNNITVDQIPQASRQEIYDFIVTELTQNVDKLSDTKGGAYYGRFNKWAGYTLLAKVYLNAEVYTGTARWQEALTACNKVTEGGFSLHTGAADSANPLGSKYYELFGDTNPGDETILSMYASVNVVSRNIYGVRTLFGSHGQALFGYSGWNGTIVPKDFYQKYNANDTRIKQFLIGDQGGGVNYTLEVSSLDNPGAPPQAGVRCVKFYPAGTADGGGASNDFPIYRYADILLMIAECNVHLGNAGAAKPFVDQVRERAGLTALAANPTLTDIYNERGFELNWEGHRRQDMIRFGTFLNANLFRGASQDYRKLFPIPTSALDANHNLVQNQGY; this comes from the coding sequence ATGAAATTTAAAAATATAAGCATCCTGGCAGTTACCTTTTTATTACTGCTTACAGGCTGTACTAATATAGACGAAACGGTGTATGACAAATATACCGCAGACGATTTTTACGGTTCTGCACAAGGATCTGATGTGGCACTGGCAAGTATATACAACCAGGTAGCAGGTAACTGGGGTGGCGTAGGATATGCCGGTGCTGATAACGGCTGGTATGACCTTAATACCATGTGTGCCGATGAGCAGGTAATACCTCACCGCAACACGGGCGACTGGCAGCTGGATTTTGCACGACTTTATAAACACCAGTGGCTGCCTACAGATGCCATGATTGGCAATACGTGGAACTGGCTTTATAAATCGATATTTAGTGCTAACCTTGCGGTACAGCTACTGGAAGACGGCCATGCAGAGCCTGCCAAGATTGCCGAGGCACGAGTACTGCGCGCTTTCTTCTACTACTTATTGATGGATGACTGGGGCAGTGTGCCTTTTTATACTACAAATAACATTACAGTAGACCAGATACCACAGGCCAGCCGCCAGGAAATCTACGACTTTATTGTAACAGAGCTTACCCAGAACGTAGACAAGCTAAGCGATACAAAAGGTGGCGCTTACTACGGCAGGTTTAATAAATGGGCTGGTTATACCCTACTGGCTAAAGTATACCTTAATGCTGAGGTTTATACCGGTACGGCACGCTGGCAGGAAGCCCTTACGGCCTGTAACAAAGTAACCGAAGGTGGCTTTAGCCTGCACACCGGGGCAGCAGACAGTGCAAACCCGTTGGGTTCTAAATACTACGAACTTTTTGGCGATACTAATCCGGGAGATGAAACCATTCTTTCTATGTACGCATCAGTTAACGTGGTGTCGCGCAATATATATGGTGTACGCACGCTGTTTGGCTCTCATGGGCAGGCGTTGTTTGGTTATAGCGGCTGGAACGGTACTATCGTACCAAAAGATTTTTACCAGAAATACAACGCTAACGATACCCGCATCAAACAGTTTTTAATTGGCGACCAGGGTGGTGGCGTTAACTATACGCTGGAAGTATCATCTCTTGATAATCCGGGTGCTCCACCGCAGGCGGGTGTGCGCTGTGTGAAATTTTACCCTGCCGGAACTGCCGATGGCGGTGGTGCAAGTAACGATTTCCCTATTTACCGTTATGCAGATATATTGTTAATGATTGCTGAGTGTAATGTACACCTGGGCAATGCAGGTGCAGCAAAGCCTTTTGTAGACCAGGTGCGCGAACGTGCCGGACTTACAGCACTGGCTGCTAACCCTACGCTGACTGACATTTATAATGAGCGTGGTTTTGAACTGAACTGGGAAGGCCACCGCAGGCAGGACATGATTCGTTTTGGTACGTTTCTTAATGCAAACCTTTTCAGGGGTGCATCACAAGATTACAGGAAACTTTTCCCTATCCCTACCTCAGCGCTTGATGCTAACCACAACTTAGTACAAAACCAGGGCTACTAA